The Tolypothrix sp. PCC 7712 region ATTGCTAATTTAATGCAGATATACAGAAGTGTGGTTGAGCAATGATGGCGATCGCTTCCCCTTCCGTAGAGTACAGTATATTTAACGTAAATCCGATTACAAGGGTAGGGGCACAGTATTTTGTGCCCCTACAATTATCAAACTTCTACCTTGTGCAATCCGACATCACCATCGAAAAAGTTTGAGATAGAGTGCAGCATCGATACGACAACCTTGATAGGCTAGAACATATAATTCTTTCAGGTCGTTCATTAGCGGATAGCGGGGGTTTGCGCCTGTGCATTGGTCGTCAAATGCTTGTTCTGCCATTTCTTCCAGCTTGGCATAGCATTCTTGATCTTCATCTCCCAACGCTTGTTTCATTGTGGCAGGAATATCAATTTGACGTTTGATATTCTCGATTTCCCTAATCTTTGATTATTTTTTATTGTGTGATTTTCGTTTGGACAATTGGGTAATTTGAGATTGTGCATAAGTTATAGTTACTTTGAAATCAGCCATCGACCTGGCTTTTTACTCTTATACCAATTTAAAAAAGAATGCGACAGATTTTAGGGGCAAGGCAGTGCCTTGCCCTCTAGAATCTATTGATGTTTCGCAAACATTATTTGATTTGGTATTACTTTGAGTTATAGGTAAAAAATGTGAGGAAGTTGTGGGGATATTTTGGTTTCCACAATTAAGTTCAGAAAATACTGCAAGAGAAAATCTCGGAGGGTGCGTTACGCGAGCCAATGCATCCTACTCAATGAAATGTGGGTGAAATTTTCTGGCTTGTGTAGGAATAATTCGCTGATCTTCTTCTTTGAAAAATTTAGGATTATTTTATTTTTAGAATTACCCAAAGTTACAGGTGGTAAATGGGTACATTAACTTCATGACATTCTGTGCAATGAAGGAAAATGGATAATCCTAACCTACAAACTCATCAATTGCCAAGCCAAGAAATTTATCAAAGAATTTTTCATAATATCCAAAAGGTCATAAAAGGGCAATCAACTGCAATTAGAAAATTGCTATCAGCCTTTGCTAGTGGTGGACATGTGCTACTGGAAGATTATCCAGGAACAGGTAAAACAACCTTAGCAAAAGCTCTCGCATACTCTGTAGATGTCACTTTTAAGCGGATTCAATTTACACCAGATTTGTTGCCTTCGGATATTTTAGGCTTATCCATGCTTGATCCCAACGAACGCACCTTTCATTTCCACGAAGGCCCGATTTTTGCTCATATTGTCTTGGCTGATGAAATTAACCGTGCTTCACCACGTACCCAATCCGCATTACTAGAAGCTATGGCAGAGTTTCAAGTCAGTATTGATGGGAATTTGCGAAAACTGAAAGACCCCTTTTTTGTGATTGCTACTCAAAACCCTGTGGAATCTCGCGGTACTTACCCTCTTCCAGAAGCGCAAATGGATCGCTTTGCACTGCAGTTTAGTTTGGGGTATATATCGCCGGAAGATGAGGTGAATTTACTTTCTGACCAAATTCAACAACACCCTATCGATACCATTCAACCTTGTGTTGATTTGCAGGACATTATGACTTTAAAACAGCAAGTCAAACAAGTCCGTATTTCTCAAGAATTAAAAACTTACCTTGTAGATATTGTTAATGCTACTCGCTCGGCTCCAGGGGTGCAATTAGGCGCTAGTCCAAGAGCTTCTATTGCTTTGATGAAAATTGCTCAAGCATTAGCCTTATTTGATGGCTATGAATTTGTCACACCAGAACATATCCAAGAACTAGCGGTATCTGTAATTGCTCACCGTTTGGTTATGGAACCACAAGCGCGTTTTTCTGGGAGAACCGCCATCAGTGTTGTGGAAGATATTCTCAAATCTGTTAAAGTTCCAGTTTGATAGCAACAGTGAAAGATGAAACTTTTTATCTATCGTCTTTTCTATTTTAGTTATGGCATCCACCGCAAGTTAATTAGACGAGTTACTGTTAGCGGTATGTTGATTTTATTACTAGCGATCGCATCTGGTTTTACTGGCTCTAGTAATGAAAGTATGAACTATCAAGTAGTGACTTTCTTGTTATCTATTATCACTATTGCTATAGTTTATAGCTTATTTTTTCGCTATCGTTTTAGTGCTCATCGCCATCTACCTAGATTCGCAACTGTGGGCGTAAAACTAAATTACAAAATTGTCATTCATCACAAAAGCGATAAAATTCAACAAGGACTAAAATTATTTGAAAATTTGGCAGATTCCCGTCCTAGTTTTAATGATTTCATAGCAACATCAACAACAGTCAAAACTCGGCAACGGTCTTTAAATCAAGCTTTTGGATACGACAGATGGCTGTGGTTAATTGCTCGCCAACAATGCGGTGTAGCTCTACCAATAAAGTTACCAGTCTTAGCACCTCATAGCAAAACAGAAATTATTGCTGAAATCATCCCTACTCACAGAGGTATAATGCGGCTCACTGGGCTGACAGTAGCTAGACCCGATCCTTTTGGTTTATTTAATGCTTGTAAAACTATTTCTTTACCCCAATCTTTATTAGTTTTACCTAAGTTATATCAACTGCCACCAATTCAACTTCCTGGTGTTAAAAAACATCAATCTGGTGGTGTGGCTTTAGCTTCTTCTGTAGGTGATTCAGAAGAATTTAGGTCATTGCGTGATTATCGTCCGGGAGATCCACTGCGAAAAATTCACTGGAAAAGCTGGGCGAAAGTTGGTAAGCCAATTGTTAAAGAAGAACAGGATGAGTTTTTTGTCCGACACGCGTTGATTTTAGATACATTTCAAAGCGTGAACTATAGCGAAATTTTAGAATCAGCAATCTCAATTGCTGCTTCATTAGCTTGTGAAGTGCAAACCCAAGAATCATTATTAGATTTAATGTTTGTCGGTCATGAAGCTTATTGTTTTACCTTTGGTAGGGGAATTAGCCATACTGATAAGATGCTGGAAATTTTAGCTTCTGTTGTTGCCTGTCGAGATAAAACTTTTGATGCAATTATTCCCGCAGTATTGGAGAAATTATCTTTATTGAGTGGCTGTATCTGTATCTTTCTCTGTTGGGATGAAGATAGAAAAAGATTAGTTAATTATCTCAAAACTATGGGTATCCATACTTTAGTTTTAGTCGTTACCAATCAAGCAGGTGAATTAGATCACTCTGATTTAGCCTCGATGAACGATGAACTAGCAACTTTTCATATTTTAACTTTGGGCAATATACAAGAGGAACTAATGCATCTATGAAAGCGCCAGTGCTGCTGTTGAGTGCGGCTTTAATTTTTTGGGGATCGCAGACAGGAATGTGGATTTTTGCTATACCCATGTCTGCAATTTTAGCAGGATATCACTTGATAAATTCGCGGTGGGATTTTTCCAATGATGATTTCCAACGCATTGCTAAGTTGTGTGTGATGATTTTCCTGGTTGTATTTGGTTCTTTAATCACTACTAACCGTTCCATTTACTTAGTCTACACTCTCTTGCAGTGGTTGCCATTAGTATTTTTTCCTCTGCTAGCTGCTCAAACATATTCGATAAATGAAAGTTTTGATATTCGGACACTTTTTGTATCGCTGAAGAAATTAACACAAGTAGAATCAAAACGCTTCATTATTAATTTAAATTATCCCTATTTTGGTATTTGTATTTTATCGGCGGGAGCCGCAAATAGTCAGGAAATTTCTTTTTATCTTGGGATGTTTATTCTGATTGGCATTGCCCTATGGTTTGTGCGATCGCAGCGATTTTCAGTAAGTATCTGGCTGAGTTTAATTTTACTAGCTGGAGGTGTAGGTTTTATCGGACAAATGGGAGTCTATCAACTGCAACAGAATTTAGAAAGTGCTGTTGTTTCATGGTTAAGTAATGCTAATAGTATAGGACAATTAATCGATTCAAAAACCAAACAAACGAGTATTGGTGAAATTGGAGTTTTAAAGCAATCAGATACAATTATATTCCGAGTCAAATCTGATAATTCCCAAGTTTCTCCCGGTTTATTAAAAGAAGCAACTTATAATAAATATAAATCTGCGGTTTGGATAGCCGCTAATCCTAATTTTACTCCTGTACAATCTGATGTTAGTGGTAGCAATTGGCGTTTAGATAATAAACCAGTCACAGGCTCAACTCTCACTATTTCTGCTAATTTGAATAGAGGTAAAGGCTTACTGCGGTTGCCTAATGGCACATTTGAAATTGACAATTTACCAGTCAGCCGCATGGAAAAAAATAAATATGGCACAGTAAAAGTAGAGGGTAAAAATGATGCGATCGCTTACCGAGCCATGTTTAATGATCGCCTTTCCTTAGATAGCCCACCCACAGCAGATGATTTGCAAATAGCTACAACTGAACAGGAAACAATCAATCAAGTTATTAACCAATTAAATATTACCGGAAAATCGCCACGC contains the following coding sequences:
- a CDS encoding AAA family ATPase, with the translated sequence MDNPNLQTHQLPSQEIYQRIFHNIQKVIKGQSTAIRKLLSAFASGGHVLLEDYPGTGKTTLAKALAYSVDVTFKRIQFTPDLLPSDILGLSMLDPNERTFHFHEGPIFAHIVLADEINRASPRTQSALLEAMAEFQVSIDGNLRKLKDPFFVIATQNPVESRGTYPLPEAQMDRFALQFSLGYISPEDEVNLLSDQIQQHPIDTIQPCVDLQDIMTLKQQVKQVRISQELKTYLVDIVNATRSAPGVQLGASPRASIALMKIAQALALFDGYEFVTPEHIQELAVSVIAHRLVMEPQARFSGRTAISVVEDILKSVKVPV
- a CDS encoding DUF58 domain-containing protein; its protein translation is MKLFIYRLFYFSYGIHRKLIRRVTVSGMLILLLAIASGFTGSSNESMNYQVVTFLLSIITIAIVYSLFFRYRFSAHRHLPRFATVGVKLNYKIVIHHKSDKIQQGLKLFENLADSRPSFNDFIATSTTVKTRQRSLNQAFGYDRWLWLIARQQCGVALPIKLPVLAPHSKTEIIAEIIPTHRGIMRLTGLTVARPDPFGLFNACKTISLPQSLLVLPKLYQLPPIQLPGVKKHQSGGVALASSVGDSEEFRSLRDYRPGDPLRKIHWKSWAKVGKPIVKEEQDEFFVRHALILDTFQSVNYSEILESAISIAASLACEVQTQESLLDLMFVGHEAYCFTFGRGISHTDKMLEILASVVACRDKTFDAIIPAVLEKLSLLSGCICIFLCWDEDRKRLVNYLKTMGIHTLVLVVTNQAGELDHSDLASMNDELATFHILTLGNIQEELMHL
- a CDS encoding transglutaminase domain-containing protein, whose amino-acid sequence is MKAPVLLLSAALIFWGSQTGMWIFAIPMSAILAGYHLINSRWDFSNDDFQRIAKLCVMIFLVVFGSLITTNRSIYLVYTLLQWLPLVFFPLLAAQTYSINESFDIRTLFVSLKKLTQVESKRFIINLNYPYFGICILSAGAANSQEISFYLGMFILIGIALWFVRSQRFSVSIWLSLILLAGGVGFIGQMGVYQLQQNLESAVVSWLSNANSIGQLIDSKTKQTSIGEIGVLKQSDTIIFRVKSDNSQVSPGLLKEATYNKYKSAVWIAANPNFTPVQSDVSGSNWRLDNKPVTGSTLTISANLNRGKGLLRLPNGTFEIDNLPVSRMEKNKYGTVKVEGKNDAIAYRAMFNDRLSLDSPPTADDLQIATTEQETINQVINQLNITGKSPRQILQLVDSFFIKNFRYSLKLTGKNNQPTPLSAFLLETRAGHCEYFATATTLILRAAGIPARYAVGYSVREFSQLEKQYIVRSRHAHAWTLAYINGKWQTFDTTPADWANIENANASKLAFISDLWSFFRFKLSGWLRSNLVKSLLNYGWWLIMPLMLLRLWKFNSKSTARRLSKKQLVTEKRAKSDFHRKDDEFYLIAQKLEDLGLHRHPSESLKTWLQRLKEELPAANLIDDLPLIVELYYRDRFDPQGIKETEKAKLKSAVAAWLVKHNQVKNT